In the Pseudomonadota bacterium genome, one interval contains:
- a CDS encoding winged helix-turn-helix domain-containing protein has translation MKILRGLLTSPRPRHLRDLAAQYELSPSGVSDIIRRLQQSGVLKEVREKNRRCFRLSITAQEFECLKVFFAIHEINLVRQRAPRYSKHAASRLAGMDELYSFYKKAKEK, from the coding sequence ATGAAGATCCTGCGGGGACTGCTGACCAGCCCTCGCCCTCGGCACCTGCGGGATCTAGCGGCTCAGTACGAGCTATCCCCTTCAGGAGTATCGGATATTATTCGGCGCCTACAGCAATCCGGCGTGCTGAAGGAGGTGCGCGAAAAAAATCGACGATGCTTTCGCCTCTCAATAACAGCGCAGGAATTTGAGTGCCTAAAGGTATTTTTTGCCATACATGAGATAAACCTCGTTCGGCAACGTGCGCCGCGCTACTCTAAACATGCGGCTTCAAGACTCGCAGGCATGGATGAATTGTATTCGTTCTACAAAAAGGCCAAAGAAAAATGA
- a CDS encoding nucleotidyl transferase AbiEii/AbiGii toxin family protein: MSLTPLKALKLMVKALNKEPCAYCLVGGHAASLYRVQERFTKDVDFALVADLEKNSRAVAERAIKAVGLTPIVGFIPRGKQEPARRSICMITSTPLANEVTGMIDVLLPELPWVKVAVERAQANLIDLGFAFVPVITPEDLIVAKCFSVRNSPDRFKDLDDLKELLGHVKELDIDYLREKLATFSLEIPDQVQKYAPASLL; encoded by the coding sequence ATGAGCCTAACGCCCCTCAAAGCGCTCAAACTAATGGTGAAAGCGCTCAACAAAGAGCCTTGCGCCTACTGTCTAGTCGGCGGACACGCAGCCAGTTTATATCGCGTGCAAGAACGGTTCACAAAGGATGTGGACTTCGCTCTTGTAGCGGACCTTGAAAAAAACTCGCGCGCAGTTGCAGAACGGGCGATAAAGGCGGTCGGGCTTACGCCAATAGTCGGTTTCATTCCGAGGGGCAAACAGGAGCCTGCGCGAAGGTCAATTTGCATGATTACCTCCACTCCACTAGCGAACGAAGTGACGGGAATGATCGATGTCCTGCTTCCTGAGCTGCCCTGGGTGAAGGTAGCTGTTGAAAGAGCTCAAGCAAACCTGATTGATCTTGGTTTTGCATTCGTCCCGGTCATTACACCTGAGGATCTTATCGTCGCAAAATGCTTCTCAGTACGAAACTCTCCTGACCGTTTTAAGGATCTAGATGACTTAAAAGAGCTCCTGGGGCACGTAAAGGAGCTCGATATAGACTACCTACGAGAGAAGCTAGCTACCTTCTCCCTTGAGATCCCAGATCAGGTACAGAAGTACGCCCCCGCGTCGCTCCTCTGA